A part of Acipenser ruthenus chromosome 12, fAciRut3.2 maternal haplotype, whole genome shotgun sequence genomic DNA contains:
- the LOC117417229 gene encoding interferon-induced protein 44-like, whose amino-acid sequence MAEVKSNLSKQAESQLQSLFEPVKLSLLYKASVHGYNNAAFHNKCDRQGPTLTVGYNNSGFIFGGYTSMSFTQTGQYLADEKAFIFSWKSNDPEKQPLRIPVVNAQYAILDNNLGPSFGAALVFLNGNVAEVITNPGQYYTFNAAELHGDDLNLTECEVYRVEPLGYALEKPWRTVQWKAEKRKELIDTIRSYKPPVLLVPQVRVLLVGPVGAGKSSFFNSVNSVFRGHVTNQAPAGSSATSLTTKFRSYFTKAGRDGKPLPVVLCDSMGLEEVTGAGLDVDDVVSIIKGHVPDRYQFNPSMAIQEDTPGFIKSAEMKDRIHCVAFVMDACKVKIMSAKLEEKFSAIRKKVNFIGVPQLVLLTKVDEACELVASDVSSVYKSRFIEGKMQEVGARLGIPVSCIVPVRNYSTELELDCNTDILLLSAIVQMLRFADNYFDDISYDEKCD is encoded by the exons ATGGCCGAGGTCAAATCAAATCTGTCCAAACAAGCAGAGAGTCAGCTGCAGTCTCTCTTTGAGCCGGTGAAGCTCAGTCTTCTTTACAAAGCCAGCGTCCATGGCTACAACAATGCAGCATTTCACAACAAATGTGACAGACAAGGTCCTACACTTACTGTGGGGTACAACAACTCCGGCTTCATCTTCGGGGGATACACCAGCATGAGCTTTACCCAGACAGGGCAGTACCTGGCGGATGAGAAAGCCTTCATTTTCAGCTGGAAATCGAATGATCCAGAAAAACAGCCTCTCCGGATTCCTGTTGTCAATGCCCAATATGCCATCCTTGATAATAATCTTGGGCCAAGTTTTGGGGCAGCACTTGTATTTCTTAATGGCAATGTGGCAGAAGTCATCACAAACCCAGGGCAGTACTACACCTTCAATGCTGCAGAGTTGCACGGGGATGATTTAAATCTCACTGAATGTGAAGTGTATCGAGTCGAAC CTCTTGGATATGCCTTGGAGAAGCCGTGGAGGACTGTCCAGTGGAAGGCAGA GAAAAGGAAAGAGTTAATTGACACCATCAGGAGTTACAAACCACCTGTGCTCTTGGTCCCGCAAGTTCGGGTTCTGCTCGTCGGTCCGGTTGGCGCCGGGAAATCCAGCTTCTTCAACTCTGTTAACTCAGTCTTCCGAGGTCATGTGACCAACCAGGCTCCCGCTGGGAGTTCAGCTACCAGTCTGACTACTAAG TTCCGGAGCTATTTCACGAAGGCTGGCCGGGATGGCAAGCCCCTGCCTGTAGTGCTGTGTGATAGCATGGGGCTGGAGGAGGTCACCGGGGCAGGGCTGGATGTGGACGATGTGGTCAGCATCATAAAGGGGCATGTTCCAGACAGGTATCAG TTTAACCCATCCATGGCCATACAAGAAGACACACCAGGCTTTATAAAGTCAGCAGAGATGAAGGACAGAATCCACTGTGTGGCCTTTGTGATGGACGCTTGTAAAGTGAAGATCATGTCGGCCAAGCTGGAAGAAAAATTCAGTGCCATTCGGAAGAAGGTCAACTTCATCG GTGTTCCTCAGCTTGTTCTTCTGACTAAGGTGGATGAGGCGTGTGAGCTGGTGGCCAGCGACGTATCAAGTGTGTACAAAAGTAGATTCATCGAAGGGAAG ATGCAGGAGGTTGGAGCCCGGCTTGGCATTCCCGTGTCTTGCATCGTCCCAGTGAGGAACTACTCCACTGAGCTAGAGCTGGACTGCAACACCGATATCCTGCTCCTCAGCGCCATCGTCCAAATGCTGCGCTTCGCAGATAACTACTTTGATGACATCAGCTATGATGAAAAATGTGACTGA
- the LOC117416862 gene encoding transmembrane protein 205, whose translation MSAPNITMPVDRDPSDMAKLLHLIFLSTFWGMQIWVTFIAGFVMDNNLSRHTFGFIQSRLFPFYFHIGSACAFFNLTIFAMHHPSDLLSEEETFQIFIFFVCVTVAAVNAQWFGQMTSEIMADMHLIEQGCGLGHDIGLSSNQEAYAKLSETDPKYKKLASKLTLYHSLSSLCNLCCILCNGTSLYYLAANMSTL comes from the exons ATGTCTGCACCCAACATAACCATGCCTGTGGACAGGGACCCCTCTGACATGGCTAAACTCCTTCACCTCATCTTCCTCTCCACGTTCTGGGGCATGCAGATATGGGTCACTTTCATAGCAG GGTTTGTGATGGATAACAACCTGTCCAGACACACCTTTGGCTTCATACAGAGCAGACTGTTCCCTTTCTACTTCCACATTGGCTCTGCGTGCGCCTTCTTCAACTTGACCATCTTTGCCATGCATCACCCCAGCGACCTTCTCAGCGAGGAGGAGACCTTCCAG ATCTTCATCTTCTTCGTGTGCGTCACGGTAGCTGCGGTCAACGCCCAGTGGTTCGGTCAGATGACCTCGGAGATCATGGCTGACATGCATCTGATTGAGCAGGGCTGCGGGCTGGGTCATGACATAGGCCTGTCCTCAAACCAAGAGGCCTACGCCAAGCTCAGCGAGACGGACCCCAAATACAAAAAGTTGGCCAGCAAGCTGACCCTGTACCACAGCCTCTCCTCCCTCTGCAACCTCTGCTGCATCCTCTGCAACGGCACCAGTCTCTACTACCTGGCTGCTAACATGTCCACGCTGTAA